GGATGTTCTGAGATACCGACTTGCCCTCCATGGAGCGGAGAAAGGACATGGTACGCTTGGGAgaggagcggaaggaaagagtggAGCAGTGCAGGTCCCATGCATTCCCGCTTTGCCTTTAGGATGGTCTTGGCACAGATGACGTCCAGGCGGCGGTAAGCACGGCCAGCCTGGATAGTGGGGGGTCCTATGCCACTGATTCCAAGCCTGGCGACGGTCCTGTATTGCCTGTGCACAGGCTGCATCCCACCAGGGCTTCCCAGGGCGGCGTGGACGACGACGAGTGATGAGTTGGAAGGCAGCTATGCCAGCCTTGCTCAGCACCCCAGCAATGTTTGTTGCGGCTTCATCCAGGGGAAGATGTTGGGTGTCCAGTGAGGAGGGAAGCGCAGCCACACACTGGGGCCAGCCAGAAGAATTGAGCCTCCAGCGGGGCATGCAGCCAGGTTGGGGCCGTGGGGAGACTTGTGGGAGGGAGGTGATCGCTGCCCATGTAAGGTTCAGTGCGGAAGGTGGAATCCTTGAAGGTAGGGTCTCCAAGGAACAGGTCGAGCACCGAGGCGGCACCAGTATGGGGATGAAACCTGGTTGCTAGTCCGGGAGGGCTGAGGAGGGAGACGACATGTGTTAGATCTAGCAAGGCTTTAAAGAGAGCGTTGCCagaggtgttgtgatggtgaggtgGCAGGTCAGGCTCCCAACATGtatgatgggcgttaaagtccCCCATTATAAGCACTGGAGGCTGCAGGGTGGAGAAGTAGCGCAGAAACTCTCGGTAGCCAGCTGCACCCCCAGGATTGTAGCAGACTGCCACCGTGAGCCAGCCACCACCAAGTCCAACCTTGGCAGCAACAACCTCCAGACGCCCATCTTGAGActgggaggtagggagaggcgATGAGACGAGGGAGTCATGGATGGCGAGAAggactcctcctccacgtccttgaCCACGATCTTTGCGGATGATGCTGTAGcccggaaaggagaggggaaagatgagggGGAAACCAGGTTTCACATATGCCGACCACAGACGGGAAGGTGTCACCTAAATGGGTTTGGAGTTCCTGCGTTTTGCGGAGAAGGGATCGGGCGTTCCACAACATAAAGAAGAGGGCCATTACAGGAAGAGAATAGTCAGGATTGTGGAGACAGATGCCagagggtggtgatgatgtccgGGAAATACACTTCTTTCCGGTAGAGGTGGTAGCCATACCAAATGAGGTCGAGGATGCTGGGGAGGAGCTCAGATACAGAGGAAGAAGTACTGTCAGTGGCTTGGTGGAGTCctggggtggagaggagggtcgagaaggtggaggtgagttAGAATACTGGCCTGGTGCTtgatgagggtgatggtggggtGTCTCTGGGTGACGAGCATTTCTGGGAGGGTGGTGGACCTCGGCCTCAACTGTTACAGGCAGGAGCCCGGGCGCCTACCTGGCTTCCTCCGATGGTGGGCAACATGGGTAGCAGGTGGTGTAGGGATTTGAGGAGTAGGCATGGTGTCCTCTTCCTGGGCGACAGTAGCAACTTCATTGGGTGTATCTTGTAGAGCAGCAAACCTGTTCCCTGTGGCAACAGAGGCGAAGGAACACCCTAGCTCAACAACCTGAGCAGCCGAGTGGGTTGGGATGGTAGGAGCAGGGGCGGCTGGTGTCTGCTGCTGTGGTCGAGGCAACTGGAGGGCCCTCAGCTGCTTGTTAATTTCAGGGAGAGGGTGGGGGCCACTACAGCGGGCACAGTGGACCGAGGACCTACAGGTATTGATGGAGTGCCCTAACATAAGGCACCCTGGGCAGcgcaggaggggaaagagaatggAGCGTGGGTACTACACCAACTGGTCAATGGCTACCTTGCTGGGTGGGGAACCTCTCACCTTGAGTCTAAGCCACTTCCCAGTGGCGAAGCGTGGCAGGCTATGGGGTGGAAGCCAGGTAAGTTTCACCACCTCATTGCCCTCCAGAACACGGAAGCCGTCCCGGACCTCCTCAAGGGTGGTGTCGTCTGCCAGGGGTCCCACCTTGGCGTAGTGGTAAGTACCGCTGTCCCGGTCTGCTCTACGGCAGGTAACAGGCCACTCACCTAGGGTGAAGGAGGACAGCTGTAGCATGGGGATCTTGGGGAGGTTGTGGGCCCATACCGCCACTATCAGGGACGAGCCATTGCTTAGGGAACGGGTCTCCCCCTCGAGGATGTATTTCCCGAAGCCGGAGTCGTGGAGGACACGGGAAACCTTGGCCGGGTTGGCGAAGAGACGCCCCTTCTGTACCTCGGAGCAGGAACGAGGCCTTAACATACTCGTCCGGGGCTTGGGGGTGATCCtgggcagtgcagcagcaggacCTTTCCGGGTTGTCATCAGGGGGCGTGTCAGTCTGTCCCCGCTTGCCCGGAGAGATGGAATCCCGCATGTCTACGTCCGCTTCCATCGCAGGAACTCTCCGTGTCaggtctcttcctcctctcctgtgtTATCTCAAGAGAGTAGCCGTCTCACACCGGGACACAAAGGAAGGCAGAGCAGCTCAAGCAGTGGGCGAACCGGCGAGCTGTTGCCTTGTACAGGAGAGCGGGGAAGAAGTGTGGTCGGCGAGTCCCCCACTGACTTTTATTTATGTGGTTTGGCAAGAAGCGTCATTATTGACAGTTTCTCTTCAGCTGTAGGAGAGGTAAATATTCGTTCTGcacgtcatctttttttttttcaataaatttTCTTCTAATTTGACTACataattcattcactttttcctgttttgaACCCAATATTCGTCCTTAAGATTCCTGTTGGGTACGAAGATTCCTGTTGGGTACGAGAGGTAGATGTGAGTGACTACTGCTCTTGTTATCAGATAGATTAATGCACTCAAGATTAGGAATGAAAAAATGCAACGTGAAGCAGGTGATAGCAATGAGATACATAGTCGATCGTTTTTTACTTtggttgacattttttttcatattaccaTACATGAATATTCACTGCAGTGTTAAAACAGGTCGAAATTACGGCAagctgagaaggaagaggcagtAGACGCCTGCCGAAACGATAACTACTCCCAGTAAGGTCTATTAACACTGGTTCAGGGAGTCCTGTGAACTTgtcattaaagccagctgtgacctcactgaacttTTCTGACTCTCAgcacaagggggcagtcacagcctgccctctaaagacaactatcttcacacaaaactacatgcatctaaTTACACTTACATTTTCCACGCAAAATTtcaaaccgaaaaaaaaaaaaagatgacgcCTTTAAATTCTTGGAATTCCcttctgttattttctattctacTTGTTTGGGAGGCCGGCACATCAGTGGGACAATATCGTAccacaatttttgttgcccatgGCAGGGCttccatcttacataaaaaaaaagaaaagaaataaaacgtaACTGGTAGATACTAAAGCAGCATCTATATActgtctgagtgtaggttgggcttcctcactcggggcaacggtttcctagcgggtgggctttaagataggaggtaccctaaaaagtatcccctttagcccataaattcccgtgaaaagcccacatggtataaaaaaaaagaaaacgtaatttaATTTGGGTAACTTTACActtattaatcaatttatactTATTTGTCCCCTTTCAAGAACTGCAGATGCTTATtaactttctttaattattttccaccattacagaaaaaaacacaataaaatcatcataatcaaatgaaaaatggtggtagtggtggtcgtggtggtggtgatagcgagtgagtgaatgtggGTTGTCTTGTTGCTGGGCCTGActtaagagagaagaaattaattcctttctttctctttactgaACTTATTTTTTCAAGTCTGAAATGTacgcatataaaaaaaacaggtggataaaagcaagtttttcattccattgttatctttcgttattagcggaccaattgttgagagaaggaggaggaggaggaggaggaagaggaagaggaagaggaagaggaggatgaggatgaggaagatatagaaaaaggagaagagaaaaaatggaatgaaataaaggaagaggaggatgaagaggagttaAATTGGTTAATAATACGAGCAGGCTGAAGATATATATGAACAAAAGTCACGAGTctgtagtttgtgtgtgtgtgtgtgtgccggggGTTTCTCTGACCTtaagtggagaagagagaaagatgttcGTTAATTCTGCTCCCAGAGGAAAGTAAACAGATGATAATGTGAAGATGGACCTCTTGAAACCTCTTATCAGACGTTTTTCTATGACCTCGTCTCGCTCCACTTCCTTGtccttttgtgttttgtggattATTAGAAACAGTTTTCTGGGAAACCttcagaaaagaaaattacacaaaaataaaacaaaatataaataaacacatggaTCGATGGAGACAAATAGAGAGGCGATACCACTGATcagtccatcctttctttcccatCTTGCCACTATTCTGTTCACCAGGCTCCTAACCTTCTCCATTCTCTCAATCCCATATATGTACACTCTTTCGCAGCCTTCATCCTggcctctcactttccctttaTTCTACACATTATTTCTCCCCAGTCTTCTATTATCACTCTTCTCCTAGTTCTTCCTTTGCCCTTCTTTCTTAACTCATCCCACCTCTCTCTTcgctactttcttcttcctcagcttaTATCCTATcttcatatggggtcgctgttcctcGCTAGTCTCTTCCAGATATTCTTTTCAGCCGCCTGATTTTCTAGCAGTCCTTTTTCACTCATATCTTCTCTcagcttgtccttccatctcagctttggtctacctcttcttctttcctccacttccatagtcattgctcctcttcctacatagttttcatctcttctcattacattgttacgttcaccggttaaactggtaagattggcatcggagagccggcgaacaataacaataaaaaaaacactgcaggttcaactggtgaggaaatgtaaaagggggtcactttaaaaagctactttaataacccataatgaaattgacacatatataacaagaaacatgaaacacagatatataacatgaaacacaggaaaatgacataaacatatacatataacacagtaataaatacaacaataaagaacccaacttaatacctaacgataatcctaatcctatatagaggcaatgtggaaaacacggacgaggggaagtgatacttatgcggtgtcgcagtggtgaaatgctgggtgatggttgatcccacggtagacccaagaggcgttgtgttcactggttgaggcttggatctcaactcccaatccagaaagccaagagctggctcaacactttcggttgagtcgaaaggggccgcgtgaatccaacttcgggacagtagcggggcttcatgtggtgacgtggagggttcacgagacggtggcgtggaaggttcacgagacggtgacgtggaaggggaggcggagaggtggcgaacgaggtaacaagcggaggaggtgatggtagtaatgcatgttacgggcgggccgtaacaacatGCCCATACCAATTTAACcttctttcttgcatctttGAACTTATCTCTGCAACTTTCACTGTGCCTCTTATCAACTCGTTCtggatcttatttttcttgtcacaCCGCACATCCATCTTAACATTCTCATTTCTGCTACATCAACCTTCTTTTCATGCACCTTCTTTATAGCCCAAGTTTCACTTCCATACATCATTGCAGGCCTTACTGCTGCTTTGTAAACTTTACCTTTCAGTCTTGCACATAATTTTCTGTCACATAGAACCCCTGACATTTTTCGCCAGGAATTCCATCCACACTGAATCCGATGGTTTATTTCTACATCTAGTTCACCGTCCATAGTTATATGCGATCCAAGATATCGAAAGGCAGTAACTCTCTTAATGGCTTCCCCATCTATACTCATATAATCTCCACCATCTACCTTATTAAAGGGTAATTACTCGGTCTTGCTTCTACTAATCTTCAAACCTCTATCCTCTAGTGCACCTTTTCATCTCGAAAGTTCCTCCCGCAGATCAGCTTTTGTCTCACTCCCCAGAACgatatcatcagcaaatagcATTTTCCATTATCTCTCTTCGCTACTTTAATGTTTCTAAATCTTCTCTGAACGCATTTCCaaactcttttctcccttctcgccACGTACTTCCTCCAcgggtagtagtagcagctctGTCCGACAAatccagtgggtcttttttcccatttttttcttgcccttggtcAATCTCCCCtcttgtgtgaaaaaaaaaaaaagaaaaaaaaaataataatgtctcCCCATCGACTAAGGTGTCTGGCAGGTTCTGGTCTAGTGTTTCAGGCAGCAGGATATTCGTAATGTCGCCAGCTATTGATACCAAGCCCAAGGTGACGGAGAGAACAACCGACCCATATTTTAGACCAGTgtttcccaaacttttttctgtcatttccccctgcacccagctcaaccatccagatttcccccttcatgtgtatgagagaagagcagttaaaacacactgaaactatttactaatttatttttcaaatgtacaaatatactgataaacttatagttacagagtaaagtggatagagagcAGTTAGTAACAACTAAGCATAGCCACAGAGAGCggttagtaacaaataaaaggactttttttgctttctacTTCAGAATTAAACTAGTGAGAAGGGTGATGCTTCTTCTTGTGCACCAGTGTATCAATATCAGGATTAGTTTTGGTAAGCGCGCAACGTATGTCACATTCCACCTCCAGCCGGCTTCGTGCTTTGGGCTGATTGTGAATAAAGTAGAAAATCCTGACTCACAAAGGTAGGTTGTGGAAAACAGAATGAGGATTTTCAATGCGTTGTTGCTCAGTTGTGGGTATGCTCCACGCATATTAACCCAGAATTCTTCAAGATCTTGTGCACGAAACTCATCCTTGGCAGAAGAGTCATGTTTGAGCTCCAAGAACTCATTTTGCATGTCCTCAGGGACATCATCCACTTGACATATAAATGGGTTCTTTGTCAGCCTCAATGAAATGTCTTCAGTGTTGATACCAGGGAAATACCACTTGAACTCGTCCCCCATATGATCAAGGTGAGTGATGATTTCTTCCTTCAATGGGTCCTTGATGTCTTTCCCACCAAGTATGTCACTCAAACGCTCAAAGAAtgctgtatttccttttttcatttgttgtcCCCCAAAGTTGTAGTTTAGCCATGAAAGTATTGATGGTGTCCGTGTGCACAATGACGTTGCTCTTTTGTCCCTGTAATTTCTTATCTAGTTCATTTAGAATTTCAAAAATATCAGCAAGATAAGTCATTTGTGCTATAAACCCTTCCTTGTTGAAGGCAGACAGCAGGTCCACCTTGTTGCTGTAACTTAAAAAACAACTTTATTTCTTCCGCAGTTCAAAGACCCGCGCCAACATGTTGCCTTTTGAAAGCCATCGCACTtgtgtgtgaaataaaagaGCAGTGTGGTTAGCATCCATGTCCCGACAGAGTTCGCGAAAGGCGAGTGTTCAAGGCTGATCCTTTCACATAGTTAACAATGTTTATGATGAAAGGTAAAGCATCATGAAGGTTCTTTGGAACTGTCTTTGAGGCGAGAGCTTCTCTATGGATCATgcaatgtgtttcttttaaatCAGGCTGCTTCTGCTTCACAAGAGTAATGAATCCTGATCGTGAACCAAGCATATTAGAGCCACCATCTGTGCGAACCCCTTCCAGTTCGTACCAATCCAGTCCCTACACTTCAAAGAAATCTTTATTGTCATCTCTAATGGCCGGCAAAAAAGAAACTCTTCCTTGATTCCTTTGTCAGTTATGTAGCGGCAAAAACAAGCAGTTATGCAATGTTGGTAACATCCGTAGACTCATCaatttgaagggaaaaaagggcgATGACATTATCTTTGACACCACATTTTCCTTAATGTCTTCAGACATTTCTGCAATTCTGTTCTTGATGATGTTGTAGGACAAGGAGATCTGTTTCATCTTCTGTGATGACTCCTTTCCTAACACAAACCTCACACTGTCAACGATATATGGTTTTAAAAGGCTTTCACCGATCGTGTGGGGTTTCTTTGCCTTGGCAACCAGAAGGGCAATCACATATGAAGCCTTCACTATGCTGATGTTGGTTTGCTGATACGTCCAAGATGCATCCACCTTTATCCTCTTCAAGCTGGATAACTTTACCTCAAAAAAGCTACGATTCTTATCTTTCAACTGTGGATGAGCATTTGCCAGATGCTGCTTCAGTTGGAAAGGTTTCATGATGCTATTAGAGAAGGTtttcaaacacacaacacactgagGGATGTGTGCACCGTCCTTGACAAGATATGTGAACCCGTAGTCCAAATAACTATCTTCATACCATCTTCGTTTCTTTGACATCTGAAATCAGGCATAAAACAAGGCCTATCAatttggaagaagaaaaataaatataggcaCATCGTAATTCTGTATAGAAATAAAATTTTTCCATTCCTCCCCTtccaaatataaaataaataaataaataaataaataaacttcttATAACATACAAGCCCAATCTGCTACTTTTCGCCCAATCTGGCGACACTGGTGATAGGGCTGACCATGAGACGATTACTGGATTCGAATCTGTAGAATCCTGAGAGGCGATACGAATCCGATTACTGCGTCAGGATTCTAGAATCCGGTATGGAATCCATTCCTCGGACGAGGTCTCTTATTCCTGAGTAAAAATAGTTATGGAGAACAACGTAAGAGCAAACTAATTTGTACAATATAGTCTGTATGATGTTATTAATCATGCTTTTGGAGTATATAAACAATGAGGTCTGTGGGGCTAGCTATTGTGTATACTAGCGACATGTGGAGGTTATAGTGTTGCTAAAGTCACTATCACTTTTGTTGGATCTAATTCGCCAATTTCATGTGACGTCATACGATGGCATATATATAAAACGTGACGTGGGCGGAGCTCTAAGTCGAGGCTGAGGACTGATGAGAGGGGGAATCTGTGATAGTCGCTCCTATGAGTGAGGTCCCGTGAGATCGGGCAGACTTCCACGCGTAAGTTTGAATCCTACCAcgtacctaatctaaccttgatactttgccatttgtcgagtgctttaaagttacctacatgtcaccaatatgcccaggttctagatagatacacaaaagatgcacttgggtggtgatatgggccccaaTGTGGGtactactttaaaaaaaaattgcactgatgggtggaagttgaacagcgtttcccatactcttcaagtcaACATAGaggcgctatagaccataacttaggaaaaaagaaaagaaaaactgacaaCTATTTTAGTCTCCACACAGTACACAGAAAATCAtatttcatttatgtatatatatatatatataaagcgcatatatatatatatatatatatatatatatatatatatatatatatatatatatatatatatatatatatatatatatatatatatatatatatatattacgttcaccggttaaacgggtaagattggcatcggggagccggtgaacaataacaataaaaaaaaaaaacactgcaggttcaactagtgaggatatgcaaagggggcacttaaaaagctGTTTAATAAtccaataatgaaactgacatacacatatagatataacacatagcctaaataaatacaacaataaagaacacaacttaatacctaacaataatattaatcctatatggaggcaatgtggaaaacacggacgaggggaagtgatacttatgaggtgtcgcagtggtgaagtgctgggtgagatagatcccacggtagtccaagaggcgttgtgttcactggttgaggccttgaccttgactacccagggatcccatcaacaaagcaaaggcatcagccactttagcggcagacataagatcactctctccccgttcttccacatgcctcagaatattaaagggtaacttgttcttccattcttccaggaccattagattgagcaactccgaaaaggtggtaatgttaagggcggctaacaatttcttaaattgtcttagtttcttacaagcaaattcaacataggtgtgagagtctggtttcacatacttttggaactgttgtctgtatccgtcagaagtgatagagtaggcgtctagaatgttacctttgatctcttcatattctacctcatcactaaggccgttgtataccctataagcttttcctactagcttagggacaaggagagacacccactgatccttgggccatttattcctattagcaatgctctcaaaagcgcgaaatgacccgtcaacatcagattcatcaaaagggggaactagcggagcagctgtagcaggattaaagcttgctaactgtttctttatatctatttcttcccctctaaacttagcgtcatttcgtagggctaactcctgaatttctaactctttctcctgccttttaagttgtaactgaaattctctctcttctttttttgcctgtagttctctctcctctctttctgcctgtagttgcatttctttcgcttctttttctgcctgtagttgcatttctttccttcttttctgcctgtagttgcatttgtttttcatgcatccggtattctagtttaagcttctcaatttcccattgacttatcctactcttatcctgttcttcctggggactgtgtattatagtcctcgtagaggctgacatgggagttaactcttctatggcatttcctagcaactgaccttcttgcactagatgttcaacaactacattcttaatgacctctttagtcatctgagacgtgatgggaacatcaaaatgtttagcgatggtcttccattggtccttctttatattagcatctttaagttgttccagagaagggtcggcacaaaaatcttcaacgttaaactgagcggaagccatattaaatagatgttaaacaaaaaaaaaaaaaaaaaaaaatgataagcgaattacttaagtgaggaacttggcagagtgataataaaggcaacctttgaaattacctagattatacttaagtaaacacttatgagtacaatcactaatgaggggtaaactagagaattacggcattaagaggatccggattactctagttacgagacttgagagtgaggagcgaattgtactgagacttgttattgataaggaggcggattagtctgagagactagttaaaatggccgattctaactagcgagaaaaatgatccgcgaagtgaggagattgagggttcgcatgaacatatgatgatcccaacacttggataacacttattacacacctgcctatgtgcaaaaatagagataagtgctatcggtgaacacgcctttctacctggtttcctgctctaccactgctatgcgataccaatgaaagtcacgaagcacttttaacccaaaaggagccacttggtcgcacaaaggtaaatttaaaccacacgcagagtaagtcacagaaaaaaaaaaaaacacatcaaagtcacaacaccactgaaacacataagaaaaaataacgtaatcacagaaaaaaaagtcacacacacacacacacacacacacacacacacacacacacacacacacacacacacacacacacacaacgtataGTATGCTCTACGCCTACGCAAGTATCAAGGAACATGAACATTTTTTAGGGTAAACTGCATGAATACCCTGGTGCAGTTTTCACGGACCTTTAAGGGTAATATAACAGTTCTAGTGGTAAAGAATTTTACAGCaacaattaatgaaagaaacactCGTAGGAATCCGACCAATTatatttgtggccttggaaaatcgtcGCTATCAGAGAACAAAGGAGATGCTAAATATTTTTCAACGCTATCCTGACTTCTCTCCCGGGGcaccaaatatttttttcttcagctaCAAGACGTCTGGACTATGGTTGAAATGAATACATACCACAATAAATCAATCggaggaaaagcaagaacaTGATTTGAAGCAATGTCATCTAGCGTTCTTTTGGTGTCCCTCTATCAACGCAGCAAGTCTTTCACCAGAAATATTCCatcaagagtaagaatgaaagTTCCACACCAAATAAGAAcgtaagaacataaggaaagctGCAGGAAGTCCTCATACCGACACTTGACAGTCCCTATATGAAACCcacctacctatttccacctgtcATTCCCATCCATACAACTGCTCAATCTTCTTTCAACGCTCCCTGTTGATAATACGTGCAAAAAATAGTTActgaataaatagattgataaatgaGTGTTTGATTAcataaagatgaaaacaattCAAGCCaaacagaaggaaatgaagaataaggagaaaagttattTTATGAActaatatatgaatgaataaattggTTGGTAAATAAGTGAAGAGAACTTAAACGAAAACAAACTAATAGAcatcgaaagaaaaagaatgaaaagacagacaggcagagttctccttccccctctctctctctctctctctctctctctctctctctctctctctctctctctctctctctctctctctctctctctctctctctctctcgtgtacttCAGTCATAACCTTAAATTAACAATAGAGAAGAGTCTTCCACTAATCAAACAAATAATTGCcctgaagaggagaagaaggaggaagaggaagaggaagaggaagagaaagaggagaagaaggaggaggaggaggaggaggaggaggaggaagaggaggaagaggagaaggaggagaaggagaaggaggaggaggaggaggacaaggaggacgaggaagacgaggaagacgaggaagtcgaggaagaggaggaggtgcagcagcagcagcagcagcagcagcagcagcaacaacagcagcaaaaggagaaggaggaggaggaggaggaggaggagg
This genomic interval from Portunus trituberculatus isolate SZX2019 chromosome 10, ASM1759143v1, whole genome shotgun sequence contains the following:
- the LOC123501871 gene encoding uncharacterized protein LOC123501871 is translated as MLGSRSGFITLVKQKQPDLKETHCMIHREALASKTVPKNLHDALPFIINIVNYIRNYRDKRATSLCTRTPSILSWLNYNFGGQQMKKGNTAFFERLSDILGGKDIKDPLKEEIITHLDHMGDEFKWYFPGINTEDISLRLTKNPFICQVDDVPEDMQNEFLELKHDSSAKDEFRAQDLEEFWPKARSRLEVECDIRCALTKTNPDIDTLVHKKKHHPSH
- the LOC123501872 gene encoding protein ZBED8-like, giving the protein MAFSTFDGFRRYQMMSKKRRWYEDSYLDYGFTYLVKDGAHIPQCVVCLKTFSNSIMKPFQLKQHLANAHPQLKDKNRSFFEVKLSSLKRIKVDASWTYQQTNISIVKASYVIALLVAKAKKPHTIGESLLKPYIVDSVRFVLGKESSQKMKQISLSYNIIKNRIAEMSEDIKENVVSKIMSSPFFPFKLMSLRMLPTLHNCLFLPLHN